The following proteins are co-located in the Cutaneotrichosporon cavernicola HIS019 DNA, chromosome: 3 genome:
- a CDS encoding uncharacterized protein (glycoside hydrolase family 16 protein) encodes MFTILLLAALAAASPIKTKRAQKTWGLFQTTMGEDFYRDFDFVTFDDPTKGKTNYVDQDTARNRGLAWTRGNQFGMTCDTSSIVPNDTSVRGRDSVRIHSKGWYGEVLVVADIAHMPTGCGTWPAYWTNGYGPWPAGGEFDIIEGTNGGWGNRITLHTDTDKCSIPKTKVPGMSDFSGDVKISNCFGGPGCSIQDPNPKAWAAPFNANGGGWYVMRRNRGGYAVWFYERNGNVPDAIKNGWGTVDEDALGLKVADFPFWNGIAGDGCDFSQEFTDHQIIFNIAMGGQWAEANYKNQGCESQGSIYDLILNQPEKLTEAYFLINSLRIYGPDGDAAATPDAAAAAAAQATGAVQPPPADTPAATVNSSPADANPTSSSTSTMTSTVTAPAQPTQPAPQSTTEPALGGAGPPAPVDDNSGDDGDDSGDSGDSGDSGDSGDDSGDNIDNSDNSDNRSDDGGWRGYWNWHWHK; translated from the exons ATGTTTACCATTCTCCTCTTggccgccctcgcggccgcgTCCCCCATCAAAACCAAGCGCGCCCAGAAGACATGGGGCCTCTTCCAGACCACCATGGGCGAAGACTTTTACCGCGACTTTGACTTTGTCACCTTTGACGATCCGACAAAGGGCAAGACCAA ctACGTCGACCAGGATACTGCTCGGAACCGCGGGTTGGCATGGACTCGCGGTAACCAGTTCGGTATGACTTGCGACACTTCCAGTATTGTGCCCAACGACACGTCCGTGCGCGGACGCGACTCTGTGCGCATCCACTCCAAGGGTTGGTACGGCGAG gtgctcgtcgtcgctgacATTGCACACATGCCCACTGGATGTGGCACCTGGCCCGCCTACTGGACAAACGGGTACGGGCCCTGGCCGGCTGGCGGCGAATTTGACATTATCGAAGGCACCAACGGGGGCTGGGGAAACCGCATCACCCTCCACACCGACACCGACAAGTGCAGCATCCCAAAGACCAAGGTCCCTGGCATGAGCGATTTCTCGGGTGACGTGAAGATATCGAACTGCTTCGGTGGACCCGGGTGCAGCATTCAGgaccccaaccccaaggCGTGGGCTGCGCCGTTCAACGCCaacggaggaggatggtACGTCATGCGCCGCAACCGCGGCGGGTACGCCGTGTGGTTCTACGAGCGCAATGGCAACGTTCCCGACGCGATCAAGAATGGGTGGGGcaccgtcgacgaggatgctcttggcctcaaggtcgccgaCTTCCCCTTCTGGAATGGCATTGCTGGCGATGGATGTGACTTTAGCCAAGAGTTTACCGACCACCAGATCATTTTCAACATTGCCATGGGTGGACAGTGGGCCGAAGCAAACTACAAGAACCAGGGCTGCGAAAGCCAAGGCTCGATCTATGACCTTATCCTCAACCAACCCGAAAAGCTCACCGAGGCGTACTTCCTCATCAACAGCCTGAGGATCTATGGTCCTGATGGCGACGCTGCTGCCACCCCGGAcgctgccgctgcggcggcggcacagGCGACTGGCGCCGTCCAGCCCCCTCCAGCCGACACTCCAGCAGCCACGGTGAACAGCTCGCCTGCAGACGCGAACCCCACAtcgtcctcaacctcgaccatGACATCGACTGTCACCGCCCCAGCCCAGCCTACGCAGCCAGCCCCACAGTCCACCACCGAGCCGGCCCTAGGCGGCGCTGGTCCACCTGCCCCTGTTGACGACAAcagcggcgacgatggcgacgacagCGGAGACAGCGGAGACAGCGGCGACAGCGGAGACAGCGGTGACGACAGCGGCGACAATATCGACAACAGCGACAACAGCGACAACCGCAGTGACGACGGTGGCTGGCGTGGGTACTGGAACTGGCACTGGCACAAGTAG
- a CDS encoding uncharacterized protein (RTA1 like protein) — protein MKYDENGTRLITGYVPKLALTGVAIAAYFLLSACCVFFFFRTRPRPKYMLWVTIGTFTMAVGFGARIPMTNDPGSLGIYIATTLFTLLSPCAFLAQDYVLLPRLATWLDAEDCLFLSSRLIARIFIGSDICTFLIQAAGGGMTAMESMASTGEKIALIGLIIQCVSFGLFWVLLVVFAFRLRSNHSNKWASGSGFKGWKALYWALQWTCIGIMVRCVFRVIEFSQGYSGYLRTTEWCYYVLDTLPLFLAIVVWAVVWPPSILVESDKWAATHEHGHEYDLTSMGGSTYGPVTTGSSYDKA, from the exons ATGAAATACGACGAGAACGGAACACGACTCAT tacGGGCTACGTGCCCAAGCTCGCGCTGACGGGAGTCGCGATCGCCGCATATttcctcctctcggccTGCTGCGTATTCT TCTTCTTCCGCACCAGGCCTAGACCCAAATACATGTTATGGGTGACGATCGGCACGTTTACGATGGCGGTCGGCTTTGGCGCCCGCATCCCCATGACAAACGACCCAGGGAGCCTGGGCATCTACATCGCCACCACTCTG TTCACGCTTCTTTCTCCCTGCGCGTTCCTTGCTCAGGATTACGTTCTCCTCCCTCGTCTCGCAACAtggctcgacgccgaggactGCTTGTTCCTCTCGTCGCGCCTCATTGCCCGAATCTTCATCGGCTCAGATATCTGCACGTTCCTTATCCAGGCGGCTGGTGGCGGTATGACCGCCATGGAATCAATGGCGTCCACCGGCGAGAAA ATCGCACTCATCGGCCTCATCATTCAATGCGTCAGCTTCGGCCTCTTCtgggtcctcctcgtcgtctttGCATTCCGTCT gcgcAGTAATCACTCAAACAAgtgggcgagtgggagtgggtTCAAAGGCTGGAAGGCGCTCTACTGGGCCCTCCAGTGGACGTGTATCGGCATCATGGTGCGCTGCGTTTTCCGCGTTATCGAGTTCTCCCAAGGATACAGCGGGTACCTCCGCACCACCGAGTGGTGCTACTACGTCCTCGACACACTGCCCCTTTTCCTGGCTATTGTGGTGTGGGCCGTCGTGTGGCCGCCCAGCATCCTTGTCGAGAGTGACAAGTGGGCTGCGACGCACGAGCACGGGCACGAGTACGACCTCACAAGCATGGGAGGCTCGACTTATGGGCCCGTCACAACTGGGAGCTCTTACGACAAGGCATGA
- a CDS encoding uncharacterized protein (Major Facilitator Superfamily), producing the protein MDDKESIYKEPFAVADHLAVNLPDSLASLSEEEREEIAKRATRKVDIMLIPALTLLYLLNFLDRQNLSSAFVAGIAQDLGLSTQQYGTCVAVLFAGYVALQIPSNMIVGKIKYPAYYLCFNASLWGIVSASTGAVTSYTGLAVCRTMLGVVEAAFFPGAVFLVSLFYPRRQMALRTAAFYTGSQIGNAFGGLFAIGILKLDGKHGLAGWRWLFIVEGAMTFGVAIMCAFVMPNRPQTVRWLTPIEKDMLLWRLESDRGTKDENDEVPVLQALKMALLDPKTWLLNLTLQFAFIAATVTNFFPIVVQGLGFKRTTTLAITAPPYILCAIGLLINGFSSDRTRNRSYHIAIPMCFTLLGNIIGVATTKTAPRYFAMCLLPFGFYAASTIILSWVGANMTGPSAKRAIVYAILNAFAQTPNIWSSYLYFSPPRFVPAFIVNLVASALCIGMALVTRWYFKRENRKMDEGRNLGRHGPSEVQLAAKFRYQL; encoded by the coding sequence ATGGATGACAAGGAATCTATCTACAAGGAACCGTTCGCTGTCGCCGACCACCTGGCCGTAAACCTCCccgactcgctcgcctccttgagcgaggaggagcgagaggagaTTGCGAAACGCGCGACCCGCAAGGTGGACATCATGCTCATTCCCGCCCTCACACTACTTTATTTGCTCAACTTTCTAGACAGACAGAATTTGTCTTCAGCATTTGTTGCTGGGATCGCCCAAGACCTAGGTCTTTCGACGCAGCAATACGGCACCTGCGTTGCCGTCCTGTTCGCCGGCTATGTCGCGCTCCAGATCCCATCAAACATGATCGTCGGCAAGATCAAGTACCCAGCCTATTACCTGTGTTTCAACGCGTCGTTGTGGGGCATTGTGAGCGCAAGTACTGGCGCAGTGACGAGTTACACTGGTCTCGCCGTGTGTCGCACCAtgcttggcgtcgtcgaggcggccttcttccccGGCGCCGTGTTCCTTGTCTCGCTCTTCTACCCTCGCCGTCAAATGGCTCTGCGCACCGCAGCGTTCTACACTGGCTCACAGATCGGTAATGCCTTCGGAGGCCTGTTCGCCATAGGTATCCTAAAACTCGATGGGAAGCACGGACTCGCCGGCTGGCGGTGGCTCTTCATCGTCGAGGGAGCGATGACATTCGGCGTCGCTATCATGTGCGCGTTCGTCATGCCGAACCGTCCTCAGACCGTACGCTGGCTCACCCCGATCGAGAAGGACATGCTGCTCTGGCGCCTCGAGAGTGACCGTGGAACCAAGGATGAGAACGACGAAGTCCCCGTCCTACAGGCGCTCAAGATGGCACTACTCGACCCCAAGACTTGGCTCCTTAACCTCACCCTTCAATTTGCGTTCATTGCCGCTACCGTCACCAACTTTTTCCCCATCGTCGTCCAAGGCCTCGGGTTCAAGCGCACAACTACTCTGGCAAtcaccgcgccgccatACATTCTCTGCGCGATTGGACTGCTTATTAACGGCTTCAGCTCTGACCGCACCCGCAACCGTTCGTACCACATCGCCATCCCAATGTGCTTTACTCTTCTCGGCAATATCATCGGAGTTGCAACTACAAAGACAGCGCCCCGCTACTTTGCCATGTGCCTCCTCCCATTCGGCTTCTACGCTGCGTCCAccatcatcctctcctGGGTCGGTGCCAACATGACTGGCCCAAGTGCTAAGCGTGCAATCGTGTATGCGATCCTCAACGCGTTCGCACAGACACCCAACATCTGGAGCTCGTATCTGTACTTTTCGCCGCCGCGGTTCGTACCTGCATTCatcgtcaacctcgtcgccagtgCGCTGTGCATCGGCATGGCTCTCGTCACTAGGTGGTACTTTAAGCGCGAGAACCGTAAGATGGATGAGGGCCGCAACCTGGGTCGGCACGGGCCCAGCGAGGTCCAGCTGGCCGCCAAGTTCCGGTACCAGCTGTAA
- a CDS encoding uncharacterized protein (GNAT family acetyltransferase): protein MPFPETIPSLTLQGYKVRRAVRDDVSAIAGLLLEDPISAAREPASGQLERYYAAFADVDSDPHQFLAVMIACSSPSPSSEHVVGCAQLTLIPGLTRGGALRLQVEGLHVATCLQGRGLGSALLAWIDDMGRASGAQFAQLTSDKKRPEAHRLYSRLGWVASHEGFKKPL from the coding sequence ATGCCATTCCCAGAAACCATCCCATCCCTCACACTTCAAGGTTACAAAGTGCGACGCGCGGTCCGCGATGACGTATCGGCCATCGCtggtctcctcctcgaggacccCATATCTGCGGCCCGCGAGCCAGCCTCGGGCCAGCTGGAGAGGTACTATGCGGCGTTCGCGGACGTCGACTCGGACCCACACCAGTTCCTCGCCGTTATGATAGCTTGttcttccccctccccctcgtcgGAGCATGTGGTAGGCTGCGCCcaactcaccctcatcccaGGCCTGACGCGGGGCGGAGCCCTTCGCCTTCAGGTTGAGGGCCTGCATGTCGCTACGTGCTTGCAAGGGCGTGGGCTTGGCAGCGCTCTCCTCGCGTGGATCGACGACATGGGACGCGCGTCTGGGGCACAGTTTGCCCAGCTCACCAGCGACAAGAAGCGTCCCGAGGCGCACAGGTTGTATTCCCGGCTGGGATGGGTCGCTAGCCATGAGGGGTTCAAGAAACCGCTCTGA